The window GAGTGGTCAAACAAGGCAGAGTGCTTGCCGACTTATAACTTCCAAAAAACGGTTTTTGAGTATGCGGATAACATAGGCGGCAACGCTATGGAAAGGGTGAAGGTGTTTACGAGGGCTTGCTCTAACTGTATAATTCCATGCGAACACGTTGTTAGGTTTAAGTTGGATGAGGAGGGCGAAGTTGGCGTTGAGTATGAAACGGCCGCTATGCTGGGCTCGAACCTCGGGCTGAAGAGTATTGAAGAAGTTGCAAAAGCAAACTACCTATGCGACTATTACGGGCTAGATACCATAAGCATGGGGTCGGTACTTGCATTCGTCATGGAATGTTACCAAAGGGGGTTAATCACGGAAAAAGAGCTAGGTCTCGTTCCAAATTGGGGAGATGTAGACGCCGTATGCAAGATGATAAGCATGACCGCAAAAAGAGAAGGGTTCGGTGACTTGATGGCAGAGGGCGTAAAGGCTCTGGCCGAACGTTTAGGCAAGGGCTCCGAAGCTTTCGCCATGCACGTGAAGGGCTTAGAGATCAGTGCTTATGATCACAGGGCCGCGACTGCTATGGCCTTAAGTTATGCAACCTGCGACATAGGTGCACACCACAACAGGTCTTGGGCGATAACCTACGACCTCGAGGTTGGTAGGGACAGGTACATAGAGGATAAAGTTAGGAAAGTCATCTACCTTCAGCACATAAGACCGCTATTCGACATGCTAGGTGTATGCAGATTTTACTGGGTGGAGTTAGGTATCGACCCTAGCGTTTATGCAGAAGCGTACTCCGCGGTTACTGGAAAAGAGTTTACACTTGACGACCTCTTATTCAGGTCGGAAAAGGTTTGGAATTTGACGAGAGCGATCGCGATCATTCGAAAAGGCGTAAGTATAAAAGATGACCTATTACCGGAGAGAGACTTCTCCGACCCAGTTCCAGAAGGACGGACGAAGGGCGCGAAGCTGGATAAGGACAAATTCATAGAAATGCTAAAGACATATTACGCTATCAGAGGCTGGGATGAATTCGGTAGGCCGACCTACGAGAAACTCATGGAGCTCGGCTTAGAAGAGGTTGCCAGAAGGCTTTACGGAAGGTCTTAAAAACGATGGCCGGTACTGTGTGGCACATCCTTAAATTTACGTAACGTATATAGCCATCCATTCAATGCTGATGTCGAGGGGAGAGCATGAGCAAACCAACCGATATGGGTTCTCTGAAAGTTGGGCATAACATCATAATAGATGGTGAGCCTTGTAAGATAGTAGAGCTGGAAAAGAGCAAGCCGGGCAAGCATGGCTCGGCCAAGGTCAGGCTGGTTGCCATAGGGATATTCGATGGTGTTAAGAGGAGCATTGTAGGGCCTGCAGACAGTAAGGTTGATGTCCCGATAATAGAAAAGAGAACTGGTCAAGTCGTATCGATAGGTGACGTGGTCAGCGTCATGGACTCCGAGAGCCTCCAGATAGTCGAGGTGCCGCTACCGCAAGACGAGGCTTTGAGGGATAAGATAGAACCCGGCGTTACCGTCGAGTACTGGACGATACTGGGCAGACACCTATTGGTCGCCGTTAAATAATCTCAGTATTTTTAGGATCTTACGCTATCTAGTAAAAACATACATTTCCTTTATATATAGGCTATCGAAGTTGATATCAATGGTGATATCATGTTCGATTACCCTTTACGCATTCCGGCGCTTAGATACTGGGCAAGGCATATGGCAGCCGTCCCAAAAGGCTTTCTACGGTATCACGTTCTCGAGCTTTTGAATGAAAAGCCTCTATCGGGCTCAGAGATAATAAACGAAATCGGGAGGGTGACTGGCGGTTGCTGGAAGCCAAGTCCAGGGTCGGTCTATCCGCTCCTTGCATGGCTCCAAGACAATGGATACATCGAGGAGGTGCCCGCGCAGGAAAGCGGAATAAAGCGCTATACGCTCACCGCTAAGGGCAAGAGCCTCTTGGAGGAGCAACGAAAAATAAGGTCGCATTTCAGGATGGAAAAAATGACCGTTGTACCACCGTTCTACGGTTTATGGTTGCATATACCACCGGAGTATGCCGAAAAAATCAATGAAACTTTCAGGAGGTTCTTCAGAGCAATATTCAACCTTCGCATGAGTTTGGAGGAGAAGTTCTCGGAGTCTGCTATGAAAGAGGCGCTCGATGTTTTGAACGATACCGCGCAGAAACTGGAAGAGATAGAGAGGAGGTTAAGGGAGGCGGCGCAATCGTGACAAAGAACGTGATACAGGTTGAAGGGTTGACGAAGGTCTTCAATAAGGGTTTCGTGGCCGTGGACCATGTAAGCTTTAGCGTAAATGAAGGTGAAATCTTTGGTTTTCTTGGGCCGAACGGTGCGGGTAAAACGACGACTATGAACATGTTGATAACGGTTTTGAAGCCTACAGAAGGTAGGGCTTCAGTGCTTGGCTACGATGTTGTCAAACAAGCGAATATTGTCAGAAAGTACATAGGTGTTGTGCCCCAAGAGTACACGGCGGATGAGGACTTGACCGGTTATGAGAACATAATGTTATGCGCGGACCTTTATGGTATACCAAAGGATGCTGCTAAGAAGCGGGCCCTTGAGCTACTTGAGCTTGTAGAACTAACACCGTTCAAGGACAAAAGGGTCGAAACGTACTCCGGCGGCATGCGTCGAAGGCTCGAGCTCGCATGTGGGCTGATCAACACACCTAAAGTGCTCTTCTTGGACGAACCAACTCTGGGTTTAGACGTTCAGACAAGAGCCGCGATATGGGACTACATCAAGAGGCTCAAAGAAGAGTACGGTATGACACTCTTCATGACAACACATTACTTGGAGGAGGCAGATGCCCTATGTGACCGCATTGCCATAATAGACCACGGCAAGATAATAGCCATGGGCTCGCCGAGTGAGCTAAAGGGAAGTTTGGGTGGCGATATAATAACAATAAGCATCAAAGAAGATGCGGATGTCAGCGAACTTATCCGCAACGTGGACAACGTGAAAGATGTCAGGAAGGAGAACGATTTTTATAGGATTAAGGCTGAGGCCGGAGAAGTCACCGCACCCATTATA of the Aigarchaeota archaeon genome contains:
- a CDS encoding aldehyde ferredoxin oxidoreductase family protein; protein product: MLLGYNRISYVDLRSGKVEVKDVDEELAYGFIGGRGWAAYILFKEIDNIVDSLHPSNVLVVATGPLTAVPFQSGGKVTFAAISPQTGIYGDSNVGGFFGYKMRKAGIDVLVIKGASPHPVYLLIADGKVEIHDAERLWGLNSQEADAKLVKEYGDSSVASIGTAGEKLVKFACVNVDWSRKGMRHAQAGRTGMGAVMGSKKLKAIVATGNKDIKVADEERLREATRKLQKMVRESPNYEAWRRYGTLATIEWSNKAECLPTYNFQKTVFEYADNIGGNAMERVKVFTRACSNCIIPCEHVVRFKLDEEGEVGVEYETAAMLGSNLGLKSIEEVAKANYLCDYYGLDTISMGSVLAFVMECYQRGLITEKELGLVPNWGDVDAVCKMISMTAKREGFGDLMAEGVKALAERLGKGSEAFAMHVKGLEISAYDHRAATAMALSYATCDIGAHHNRSWAITYDLEVGRDRYIEDKVRKVIYLQHIRPLFDMLGVCRFYWVELGIDPSVYAEAYSAVTGKEFTLDDLLFRSEKVWNLTRAIAIIRKGVSIKDDLLPERDFSDPVPEGRTKGAKLDKDKFIEMLKTYYAIRGWDEFGRPTYEKLMELGLEEVARRLYGRS
- a CDS encoding translation initiation factor IF-5A — encoded protein: MSKPTDMGSLKVGHNIIIDGEPCKIVELEKSKPGKHGSAKVRLVAIGIFDGVKRSIVGPADSKVDVPIIEKRTGQVVSIGDVVSVMDSESLQIVEVPLPQDEALRDKIEPGVTVEYWTILGRHLLVAVK
- a CDS encoding PadR family transcriptional regulator, yielding MFDYPLRIPALRYWARHMAAVPKGFLRYHVLELLNEKPLSGSEIINEIGRVTGGCWKPSPGSVYPLLAWLQDNGYIEEVPAQESGIKRYTLTAKGKSLLEEQRKIRSHFRMEKMTVVPPFYGLWLHIPPEYAEKINETFRRFFRAIFNLRMSLEEKFSESAMKEALDVLNDTAQKLEEIERRLREAAQS
- a CDS encoding ATP-binding cassette domain-containing protein, producing the protein MTKNVIQVEGLTKVFNKGFVAVDHVSFSVNEGEIFGFLGPNGAGKTTTMNMLITVLKPTEGRASVLGYDVVKQANIVRKYIGVVPQEYTADEDLTGYENIMLCADLYGIPKDAAKKRALELLELVELTPFKDKRVETYSGGMRRRLELACGLINTPKVLFLDEPTLGLDVQTRAAIWDYIKRLKEEYGMTLFMTTHYLEEADALCDRIAIIDHGKIIAMGSPSELKGSLGGDIITISIKEDADVSELIRNVDNVKDVRKENDFYRIKAEAGEVTAPIIIDVLRSRGYTVTKLSLTKPTLNEVYLEYTGRSMRDVEESREAFISHRITLGRARSK